One genomic segment of Vibrio mimicus includes these proteins:
- a CDS encoding lactate dehydrogenase: protein MPNDQLPPDAEGLQLNFCKTLACDNFGLSEAKHYVLQRANPKRPAMVCRECGAFPPLLNNREVVNELHRLRQLHSEGLPACHNPACTNAGLSVHTHKQLYHAFGYSGDRQRYRCKACHATFVDKWSGANHKLNFQESLLGLLFTGYSVREICRKLAINPKTFYDHLDHIASRCRRKLAMIDARWINHAKAYHFASHYQPLQAHSQNGVYWIATGDAQTGYILCQHLNYSAKEEPIGSLDHNPYQTPARFVPRAYQAETQASPPQNATLLRERIDNRYQLILARANVEDPMGNMAQFHYPSKGAVIRPPYTSYAHYLHVLDMCDPEKRVSIYMPQDPLLRSAALSVSLSRIQRQNVDLMYVEEDPDWQAHTSLDKTDIVHMGWWRDRWAIAHSGTKAKGICYLAGSNPEPQHWLQHASIKQIEFYQNRFQLLFESFINEPRRKLRPGGIQPLLDIFRAWHNLCYQDKHGFTAAQNLGLSQHPLTLKELLS from the coding sequence GTGCCTAACGACCAACTACCACCGGACGCAGAAGGTTTACAACTCAACTTTTGTAAAACATTGGCGTGTGACAACTTTGGATTGAGTGAAGCAAAACATTACGTTTTGCAGCGCGCAAACCCGAAACGGCCAGCGATGGTTTGTCGTGAATGTGGAGCTTTCCCCCCCTTACTTAACAATCGCGAAGTGGTGAATGAACTGCACCGCTTACGTCAATTGCACAGTGAAGGCCTCCCCGCTTGCCATAATCCGGCTTGCACGAATGCGGGGTTATCTGTGCACACTCACAAGCAGCTGTACCATGCCTTTGGTTATAGTGGTGATCGTCAGCGTTATCGCTGCAAAGCCTGCCACGCGACTTTTGTTGATAAATGGTCGGGCGCAAACCATAAACTCAACTTCCAAGAATCACTGCTCGGGCTACTGTTTACCGGCTATTCAGTGCGTGAAATCTGCCGTAAATTGGCGATAAATCCTAAGACGTTTTACGATCATCTTGACCATATTGCCAGCCGTTGCCGACGCAAATTAGCGATGATCGATGCGCGTTGGATCAACCATGCTAAAGCGTATCACTTCGCCTCTCACTACCAACCTTTACAGGCGCACAGCCAAAATGGTGTGTATTGGATAGCCACGGGCGATGCCCAAACAGGATACATTCTCTGCCAACATCTAAACTACTCCGCCAAAGAAGAACCCATTGGTAGCCTAGACCACAACCCCTACCAAACGCCTGCGCGTTTTGTACCTCGAGCATATCAGGCAGAAACCCAAGCCTCGCCCCCCCAAAATGCCACACTACTTCGAGAACGGATTGATAACCGCTACCAGTTAATTCTGGCTCGAGCCAATGTGGAGGATCCGATGGGCAACATGGCTCAGTTCCACTACCCCTCTAAAGGGGCAGTGATTCGACCACCTTACACCTCGTATGCTCACTATTTACATGTGTTGGATATGTGCGATCCGGAGAAACGTGTTTCGATTTACATGCCGCAGGATCCTCTGCTGCGTTCAGCGGCATTGAGTGTCAGCCTATCTCGAATTCAACGTCAAAACGTTGACCTTATGTACGTGGAAGAAGACCCCGATTGGCAAGCGCATACCTCATTGGATAAAACAGATATTGTTCATATGGGATGGTGGCGTGACCGTTGGGCTATCGCTCATTCAGGGACCAAAGCGAAAGGCATCTGTTACCTCGCTGGCAGTAATCCAGAACCGCAGCATTGGCTGCAGCATGCTTCCATCAAACAAATCGAGTTTTATCAAAATCGATTCCAGCTGCTGTTTGAATCTTTCATTAATGAACCACGTCGCAAGCTACGCCCTGGCGGCATCCAACCGTTATTGGATATCTTCCGAGCATGGCATAATTTATGCTATCAAGATAAGCATGGATTCACTGCGGCACAAAACTTAGGTTTATCTCAGCATCCCCTAACATTAAAGGAACTTTTGTCCTAA